The Paramisgurnus dabryanus chromosome 3, PD_genome_1.1, whole genome shotgun sequence genome includes a window with the following:
- the hsd17b14 gene encoding 17-beta-hydroxysteroid dehydrogenase 14 isoform X2, with amino-acid sequence MACAQRYLNKVVIVTGGSKGIGRGVVKVFVQNGAKVVFCALGDGQSLECELNKEGPGSCVFVSCDMSKEDDIKRLINVTVGRFGQIDCLVNNVGWHPPHKATDDTTAEEFKDLLNLNLISYFLASKYALPYLRKTQGNIINMSSLVASIGQKGAAPYVATKGAILAMTKAMAVDESRYQVRVNCISPGNIMTPMWEELASQTEDSSATIKEGENAQLIGRMGTEAESGLAALFLAADATFCTGIDLLLSGGAELNYGFKSQVS; translated from the exons ATGGCTTGTGCTCAACGCTATCTAAACAAAGTTGTCATCGTTACTGGAGGATCTAAAGGCATCGGAAGAGGCGTCGTTAAAGTGTTCG TCCAGAATGGAGCAAAAGTTGTGTTCTGCGCACTAGGGG ATGGTCAGTCTCTGGAGTGTGAGCTGAACAAGGAAGGACCGGGCTCGTGCGTGTTTGTGTCTTGTGACATGTCTAAAGAGGATGACATTAAG CGATTAATAAATGTAACGGTGGGCCGGTTTGGACAAATAGACTGTTTGGTTAACAACGTTGGGTGGC ACCCCCCTCATAAGGCCACAGATGACACTACTGCAGAAGAGTTCAAAGACCTGCTTAATTTGAACCTCATAAGTTACTTCCTTGCTTCTAAG TATGCCCTACCCTACTTGCGCAAAACGCAAGGTAACATTATCAATATGTCCAGCCTTGTCGCCTCGATAGGTCAGAAAGGTGCTGCTCCTTATGTTGCTACCAAG GGGGCGATCCTTGCCATGACTAAAGCAATGGCTGTTGACGAGAGTCGGTATCAAGTGCGAGTCAATTG CATCTCTCCAGGTAATATTATGACACCTATGTGGGAGGAGCTTGCTAGCCAAACTGAAGATTCTTCTGCTACTATTAAAGAGGGAGAAAATGCACAG CTGATTGGTCGAATGGGGACGGAGGCTGAGAGTGGACTGGCTGCCCTCTTCCTGGCAGCTGATGCCACTTTCTGTACTGGAATAGACTTGCTTCTGAGTGGAGGGGCTGAACTTAACTACGGTTTCAAAAGCCAGGTTTCATAA
- the hsd17b14 gene encoding 17-beta-hydroxysteroid dehydrogenase 14 isoform X1, giving the protein MACAQRYLNKVVIVTGGSKGIGRGVVKVFVQNGAKVVFCALGVTDGQSLECELNKEGPGSCVFVSCDMSKEDDIKRLINVTVGRFGQIDCLVNNVGWHPPHKATDDTTAEEFKDLLNLNLISYFLASKYALPYLRKTQGNIINMSSLVASIGQKGAAPYVATKGAILAMTKAMAVDESRYQVRVNCISPGNIMTPMWEELASQTEDSSATIKEGENAQLIGRMGTEAESGLAALFLAADATFCTGIDLLLSGGAELNYGFKSQVS; this is encoded by the exons ATGGCTTGTGCTCAACGCTATCTAAACAAAGTTGTCATCGTTACTGGAGGATCTAAAGGCATCGGAAGAGGCGTCGTTAAAGTGTTCG TCCAGAATGGAGCAAAAGTTGTGTTCTGCGCACTAGGGG TTACAGATGGTCAGTCTCTGGAGTGTGAGCTGAACAAGGAAGGACCGGGCTCGTGCGTGTTTGTGTCTTGTGACATGTCTAAAGAGGATGACATTAAG CGATTAATAAATGTAACGGTGGGCCGGTTTGGACAAATAGACTGTTTGGTTAACAACGTTGGGTGGC ACCCCCCTCATAAGGCCACAGATGACACTACTGCAGAAGAGTTCAAAGACCTGCTTAATTTGAACCTCATAAGTTACTTCCTTGCTTCTAAG TATGCCCTACCCTACTTGCGCAAAACGCAAGGTAACATTATCAATATGTCCAGCCTTGTCGCCTCGATAGGTCAGAAAGGTGCTGCTCCTTATGTTGCTACCAAG GGGGCGATCCTTGCCATGACTAAAGCAATGGCTGTTGACGAGAGTCGGTATCAAGTGCGAGTCAATTG CATCTCTCCAGGTAATATTATGACACCTATGTGGGAGGAGCTTGCTAGCCAAACTGAAGATTCTTCTGCTACTATTAAAGAGGGAGAAAATGCACAG CTGATTGGTCGAATGGGGACGGAGGCTGAGAGTGGACTGGCTGCCCTCTTCCTGGCAGCTGATGCCACTTTCTGTACTGGAATAGACTTGCTTCTGAGTGGAGGGGCTGAACTTAACTACGGTTTCAAAAGCCAGGTTTCATAA